Proteins found in one Streptococcus anginosus subsp. whileyi MAS624 genomic segment:
- a CDS encoding LURP-one-related/scramblase family protein: MRMTSSLNEGGTAVFRPSSSGLVFLRGTVMKTYLVKQKFRFGGEKFDIKDDRGNIDYQVEGSFLKIPKTFTIYDDKGEVVSQIQKTVLTVLPQFEIQLRNGSSFYIRKKFTFLRDKYEFDNLGLRIEGNIWDLEFRLLDAQGQVIAEISKELLHLMSTYQVVVYEDAYADLVISLCVAIDYVEALESSS; encoded by the coding sequence ATGAGAATGACAAGTTCATTGAATGAAGGTGGTACCGCGGTTTTTCGCCCTTCGTCTAGTGGACTTGTCTTTTTGCGAGGAACCGTTATGAAGACCTATCTTGTAAAACAAAAATTTCGCTTTGGTGGTGAGAAATTTGACATCAAAGATGATCGTGGGAACATTGATTATCAAGTGGAGGGGAGCTTTTTAAAAATTCCCAAAACTTTTACGATTTATGATGACAAGGGTGAAGTGGTCAGCCAAATTCAAAAGACTGTGCTAACAGTCTTACCTCAATTTGAAATTCAATTGCGCAATGGTTCGAGTTTTTATATCCGTAAAAAATTCACTTTTTTACGAGATAAATATGAATTTGACAACTTAGGTCTGCGCATCGAGGGGAATATCTGGGATTTGGAATTTCGTCTGCTGGATGCGCAGGGACAAGTGATTGCAGAGATTTCAAAAGAACTCTTGCACCTGATGTCCACTTATCAAGTTGTAGTTTATGAAGATGCCTATGCGGATTTAGTGATTTCATTGTGTGTGGCTA
- the prsA gene encoding peptidylprolyl isomerase PrsA → MKKKILAGAITLLSVVTLAACSQAGGKDIITMKGNTITVNDFYNKVKNNAAAQQVLLNMTIQEVFEKSYGKHVTEKEVNETFNKSKSTYGTAFQQVLARAGLTEDTYREQIRTNKLVEYVVKKAAEKELTDANYKKAYESYTPEVTAQIIKVDNQDKAKEILAKAKAEGADFGQIAKENSTDKKTKDKGGEVKFDSASTDVPDAVKKAAFALEANGISDVITVKSSTYSSSYYIVKLNSKSEKSANWKDYKKQLKNVILTQKQNDRTFIQKIVAKELQAANIKVKDQAFQNLFSQYVKSDSNSTSSSSSSSK, encoded by the coding sequence ATGAAGAAAAAAATTCTAGCAGGAGCTATTACGCTTTTGTCAGTTGTAACATTAGCGGCGTGCTCGCAAGCTGGTGGTAAAGATATTATCACAATGAAAGGAAATACAATCACTGTCAATGATTTCTATAACAAAGTGAAAAATAATGCAGCCGCTCAACAAGTACTTCTCAATATGACCATTCAAGAAGTTTTTGAAAAGAGCTATGGTAAACATGTTACAGAAAAAGAAGTCAATGAAACGTTCAATAAGAGTAAGAGCACTTACGGAACTGCTTTCCAACAAGTATTGGCAAGAGCAGGATTGACGGAAGATACTTATCGTGAACAAATCAGAACCAATAAATTGGTCGAATATGTTGTCAAAAAAGCAGCTGAAAAAGAATTGACAGATGCAAATTATAAAAAAGCATACGAATCTTATACACCAGAAGTGACTGCTCAAATCATCAAAGTAGATAACCAAGACAAAGCAAAAGAAATATTGGCAAAAGCAAAAGCCGAAGGTGCTGATTTCGGACAAATTGCCAAAGAAAATTCTACAGATAAGAAGACAAAAGATAAGGGTGGCGAAGTGAAGTTTGACTCGGCTTCAACAGATGTTCCAGATGCTGTTAAAAAGGCTGCTTTTGCTCTTGAAGCAAATGGTATTTCTGATGTTATCACCGTTAAATCATCAACTTATTCTTCAAGTTATTATATTGTGAAACTAAATAGTAAATCTGAAAAATCAGCAAACTGGAAAGACTACAAGAAACAACTGAAAAATGTTATCTTGACACAAAAACAAAATGATCGCACCTTTATTCAAAAAATTGTTGCCAAAGAATTACAAGCAGCCAATATTAAGGTGAAAGATCAAGCTTTCCAAAATCTGTTCTCACAATATGTCAAGTCAGATAGCAACTCAACATCTAGCTCGTCATCTTCATCAAAATAA
- a CDS encoding O-methyltransferase, which translates to MVKSYSKNANHNMRRPVVKEEIVDFMRTRQKQVSGSLKELETFAHAENIPIIPHETVAYFRFLLETLQPEKILEIGTAIGFSALLMAEHAPQAQITTIDRNLEMIALSKANFAKFDKRKQITLLEGDAMDILPHLKDCYDFVFMDSAKSKYVVFLPEVLKHLDSGGIIIIDDVFQGGDVAKDIIEVRRSQRTIYRGLQNLFDATLDNPDLTAALLPLGDGLLMIRKK; encoded by the coding sequence ATGGTCAAGTCCTATAGTAAAAATGCTAATCACAACATGCGTCGTCCCGTTGTCAAAGAAGAAATTGTTGATTTTATGCGGACACGGCAAAAGCAAGTTTCGGGCTCCTTAAAAGAGCTCGAAACTTTTGCTCATGCAGAAAATATTCCCATTATTCCTCACGAAACAGTTGCCTATTTTCGTTTTCTGTTAGAAACTTTACAGCCTGAAAAGATTTTGGAAATTGGGACAGCCATTGGCTTTTCAGCTCTTTTAATGGCCGAACATGCACCGCAAGCACAAATTACAACGATTGATCGCAATCTAGAAATGATTGCTCTTTCTAAAGCGAACTTTGCTAAGTTTGACAAGCGCAAGCAAATTACATTGCTGGAAGGTGACGCAATGGATATTCTTCCTCATTTGAAAGATTGCTATGACTTTGTCTTTATGGACTCTGCTAAGTCCAAATACGTTGTTTTTCTGCCGGAAGTTCTGAAACACCTTGATTCGGGAGGAATTATCATCATAGACGATGTTTTCCAGGGTGGAGATGTTGCTAAGGATATAATAGAAGTACGTCGAAGTCAGAGAACCATTTATCGTGGCTTGCAAAACTTATTTGATGCAACGCTTGATAATCCAGATTTAACAGCTGCCTTATTACCGCTTGGTGATGGTTTGTTGATGATTCGAAAAAAATGA
- the pepF gene encoding oligoendopeptidase F, with protein MAKQRNEIEEKYTWDLTTIFPTDEAFEAELSQVSKELKEASSLAGHLLDSADSLLKTTEIQLDLMRRIEKLYSYAHMKNDQDTRVAKYQEYQAKGMAIYSEFGQTFAFYEPEFMAITDEQYQTFLAEKPELKIYQHFFDKLLQKKTHILSQREEELLAGAGEIFSAAGDTFGILDNADIVFPTVHDEEGNEVQLTHGNYISLVESKNRTVRKEAYEALYSVYEQYQHTYAKTLQTNVKVHNYNAKVRNFSSAREAALSANFIPESVYDSLVSAVNKHLPLLHRYIALRAKILGLSDLKMYDLYTPLSEADYKFTYEEALTKAEEVLAILGDDYLSRVKKAFSERWIDVHENQGKRSGAYSGGSYDTNAFMLLNWQDTLDNLFTLVHETGHSMHSSYTRETQPYVYGDYSIFLAEIASTTNENILTEKLLEEVDDDQTRFAILNHFLDGFRGTVFRQTQFAEFEHAIHKADQEGQVLTSEFLNDLYADLNEKYYGLTKEDNPQIQYEWARIPHFYYDYYVFQYSTGFSAASALADKIVNGTQEDKEKYLNYLKAGNSDYPLNVIKKAGVDMEKEDYLNAAFAVFERRLDEFEALVEKLGLG; from the coding sequence ATGGCAAAACAAAGAAATGAAATTGAAGAAAAATACACTTGGGACCTAACAACGATTTTCCCAACAGATGAAGCTTTTGAGGCAGAGTTAAGTCAAGTTTCAAAAGAATTAAAAGAAGCCAGCAGCTTAGCAGGTCATCTTTTGGATTCGGCTGATAGCCTTTTAAAAACAACAGAAATCCAATTGGACTTAATGCGTCGCATAGAAAAGCTCTATTCCTATGCTCACATGAAAAATGATCAAGATACGCGCGTGGCAAAATATCAAGAATACCAAGCCAAAGGAATGGCCATTTATAGCGAGTTCGGACAAACTTTTGCTTTCTATGAACCAGAATTTATGGCAATCACAGACGAGCAATATCAGACTTTCTTAGCTGAAAAGCCCGAATTGAAAATCTATCAACACTTCTTTGATAAGCTGCTGCAAAAGAAAACTCACATTCTTTCTCAACGTGAGGAAGAATTGTTAGCAGGAGCTGGTGAAATTTTTAGTGCTGCGGGTGATACTTTTGGAATCTTAGACAATGCTGATATTGTCTTTCCAACCGTGCACGACGAAGAAGGAAATGAAGTGCAATTGACGCACGGAAATTACATTAGTTTAGTGGAGTCGAAAAATCGTACAGTCCGCAAGGAAGCTTATGAAGCGCTTTACAGCGTCTATGAGCAATACCAACACACTTATGCTAAGACACTCCAAACGAATGTTAAAGTTCATAATTACAATGCCAAAGTTCGTAATTTTTCTTCTGCGCGTGAAGCTGCCTTGTCTGCTAACTTTATTCCAGAAAGTGTTTATGATAGCTTAGTGTCTGCGGTAAACAAACATTTGCCACTCTTACATCGCTATATTGCGCTACGTGCAAAGATTTTAGGCCTTTCTGATTTGAAAATGTACGACCTCTATACACCATTGTCAGAAGCAGATTACAAATTTACCTATGAAGAAGCTTTGACAAAAGCAGAAGAAGTTTTAGCGATTCTCGGAGATGATTATCTTAGTCGAGTGAAAAAGGCCTTTTCAGAGCGCTGGATTGATGTTCATGAGAATCAAGGCAAACGCTCAGGAGCTTATTCTGGCGGTTCTTACGATACCAATGCTTTTATGTTGCTCAACTGGCAAGATACGTTGGACAATCTTTTCACACTGGTTCATGAAACGGGGCACAGCATGCATTCCAGCTATACTCGTGAAACACAGCCGTACGTTTACGGAGATTATTCTATTTTCTTAGCTGAGATTGCTTCTACGACCAATGAAAATATCCTAACGGAGAAATTATTGGAAGAAGTAGATGACGATCAAACCCGCTTTGCGATTCTGAATCATTTCTTAGATGGCTTCCGTGGGACTGTTTTCCGCCAAACTCAATTTGCCGAGTTTGAACATGCCATTCACAAAGCTGACCAAGAAGGTCAAGTCTTGACGAGTGAATTTTTGAATGATTTGTACGCAGATTTGAATGAAAAATATTATGGTTTGACGAAAGAAGACAATCCACAAATTCAATACGAATGGGCACGGATTCCGCATTTCTACTATGATTATTATGTATTCCAATATTCTACTGGTTTCTCAGCTGCTTCTGCCTTAGCAGATAAGATTGTCAACGGAACGCAAGAAGATAAAGAGAAGTATCTCAACTACTTGAAAGCAGGAAATTCTGATTATCCGCTGAATGTCATTAAAAAAGCTGGTGTAGATATGGAAAAAGAAGACTACCTCAATGCTGCCTTTGCAGTTTTTGAACGTCGTCTTGATGAATTTGAAGCACTCGTAGAAAAGTTAGGACTGGGATAA
- a CDS encoding competence protein CoiA produces the protein MLMACQENGKMLNAVEDTVNPLDRFLCPACKEAVRFKNGKVMRPHFAHISLKECHFYTENESAEHLNLKAALFTWARKSNHAIQVEAYLPELQQIADLLVEKQIALEVQCSSLSQKRLKERTDSYRQHGYRVLWLLGKKLWLKDSLTNLQKDFLYFSQNMGFHLWELDEQQQLLRLKYLIHEDLHGKVQYKEKNFAFGKGNLLDIFRQPFCKQEMTSFLAKEDKNICSYVRQQLYYQQPKWMKWQAELYQTGDNLLTKTASDFYPQVQPVRASSFCQIFQDLTPYYQQFSAYYEKEKNKNLQILYPPAFYAKIFGNIYDRIGRTEEILWQNKEMKLKKNTLGT, from the coding sequence ATGTTAATGGCTTGTCAGGAAAACGGAAAAATGCTAAATGCTGTGGAAGATACGGTAAATCCATTGGATAGGTTTCTCTGCCCGGCTTGTAAGGAAGCGGTGCGATTTAAAAATGGCAAGGTGATGCGACCGCATTTTGCTCATATTTCTTTAAAAGAATGTCATTTTTATACGGAAAATGAAAGCGCAGAACACTTGAATTTGAAAGCTGCTTTGTTTACTTGGGCTAGAAAATCCAATCATGCGATTCAAGTAGAAGCTTATTTACCAGAATTGCAGCAAATCGCAGATTTGTTAGTTGAAAAACAAATTGCGCTTGAAGTTCAGTGTAGCTCGCTTAGTCAAAAACGCTTAAAAGAGCGTACGGACAGTTATCGTCAGCATGGTTATCGCGTCCTTTGGCTCTTGGGAAAGAAACTTTGGCTGAAAGATTCCTTGACCAATTTACAAAAGGACTTTCTCTATTTCAGTCAAAATATGGGCTTTCATCTATGGGAATTAGACGAACAGCAACAGCTTTTGAGGCTTAAATACTTGATTCATGAAGATTTGCATGGCAAGGTTCAGTATAAGGAAAAAAATTTTGCTTTTGGTAAAGGAAACCTTTTAGACATCTTTCGTCAGCCATTCTGCAAGCAGGAAATGACGAGTTTTCTGGCAAAAGAAGATAAAAATATTTGCAGTTATGTGCGCCAGCAGCTCTACTATCAGCAGCCCAAATGGATGAAATGGCAAGCAGAATTGTATCAAACGGGTGATAATTTATTGACCAAAACGGCTAGTGACTTTTACCCGCAAGTCCAACCTGTTCGTGCCAGCTCTTTCTGCCAGATTTTTCAAGATCTCACACCTTATTACCAGCAATTTTCAGCTTATTATGAAAAAGAAAAAAATAAAAATCTCCAAATTCTCTATCCTCCAGCTTTTTATGCAAAGATTTTTGGCAATATTTATGATAGAATAGGAAGGACGGAGGAAATTTTATGGCAAAACAAAGAAATGAAATTGAAGAAAAATACACTTGGGACCTAA
- the celB gene encoding PTS cellobiose transporter subunit IIC encodes MNKLFEFLEKYLMGPMGKVSTWRPVRAIVAAGMASIPFTIVGSAFLVLSVIPQAFNLQFIVDLWANSFDKIQALYLLAYKCTMGILSLYFAIVIGYEYTKIYVEEEGLNLNPLNGGLLAVFAYFLTIPELTYSKGVISAVTGKTTIGGWSVGGDSLTRLSTSGMFTAILMSILAVQLYRLCVQKNWVIKMPEAVPEGVARSFTALIPGFVIAFAVLFINGIFILFGTDIYKVIAIPFAFVSHITNTWLGIVVIYLLVHALWIVGIHGANIVMGLVSPILLANMAQNVDGKFIAYAGEFTNSYVTIGGSGATLLLCFYIAFRAKSDQLRMLGKAAMGPAIFNINEPLIFGLPIVYNPMLTIPFILAPIVSASIGYWSVQLGLAGKAIAQTPWPTPIGLGAYVGSGGNIGAFVVALVCALSAFVIWYPFIKMYDTKLYKEEMGGAEAIQ; translated from the coding sequence ATGAATAAATTGTTTGAATTTCTAGAAAAGTACCTCATGGGACCAATGGGGAAAGTCTCTACTTGGCGTCCTGTTCGTGCTATTGTTGCTGCCGGGATGGCCAGCATTCCCTTTACAATCGTAGGGTCTGCTTTCTTGGTTCTTAGTGTTATACCGCAAGCCTTTAATCTTCAATTTATTGTTGATTTGTGGGCGAATTCTTTTGATAAGATCCAAGCTCTCTACTTGCTGGCTTATAAGTGTACAATGGGAATCTTGTCTCTCTACTTTGCCATTGTTATTGGGTATGAATACACAAAAATTTATGTCGAAGAAGAAGGGCTCAACCTCAATCCACTTAATGGTGGTCTGTTAGCGGTATTTGCTTACTTTTTGACCATTCCTGAATTAACTTATTCAAAAGGAGTGATTTCAGCCGTTACAGGAAAAACAACAATTGGTGGCTGGTCTGTTGGCGGAGATAGTTTGACACGTCTGTCTACATCAGGTATGTTTACTGCGATTCTGATGTCCATTCTCGCTGTGCAACTGTATCGCCTTTGTGTGCAGAAGAATTGGGTCATCAAGATGCCTGAAGCTGTTCCAGAAGGAGTTGCTCGTTCATTTACAGCCCTCATTCCAGGTTTTGTCATTGCATTTGCAGTACTCTTCATTAACGGTATCTTTATCCTATTTGGTACAGATATTTATAAAGTTATTGCAATTCCGTTTGCCTTTGTTAGCCATATCACTAATACATGGCTAGGTATCGTTGTGATTTACTTATTGGTTCATGCTCTTTGGATTGTCGGTATTCACGGTGCTAATATCGTTATGGGACTGGTTAGTCCGATCTTGCTTGCTAATATGGCACAAAACGTTGACGGCAAATTCATTGCTTATGCAGGTGAATTTACCAACTCTTATGTAACAATCGGTGGTTCTGGTGCGACCTTATTGCTTTGCTTCTATATTGCTTTCCGTGCGAAGTCAGATCAATTACGTATGCTTGGAAAAGCAGCTATGGGTCCAGCTATTTTCAACATCAACGAACCCCTTATCTTTGGTCTACCAATTGTGTATAATCCAATGTTGACCATTCCGTTTATTTTGGCTCCAATCGTCTCTGCTTCAATTGGTTACTGGTCTGTCCAACTTGGACTAGCTGGTAAAGCAATTGCCCAAACACCATGGCCAACACCTATTGGTCTTGGAGCTTATGTTGGTTCAGGTGGTAATATTGGTGCTTTCGTAGTTGCACTTGTTTGTGCTCTGTCTGCCTTTGTGATTTGGTATCCATTTATTAAGATGTATGATACGAAGTTGTACAAAGAAGAAATGGGCGGCGCTGAAGCGATTCAATAA